The proteins below come from a single Mycobacterium parmense genomic window:
- the otsB gene encoding trehalose-phosphatase, translating to MRTSEPVIVDPRRHDAALFDLDAVTDAGGAVLDSAVNVVRQLRDIGVGAAVVVPDDRGDVPPDLFAARADGVVAAADRLRVRPGRCVVVASDVAVVTAARESGFALVVGVARRDDQRAALDAAGADAVVADVGEIAVRTGDRRMSQLRDALQALQPPGNPAVFFDFDGTLSDIVDDPGAARPVPGAQDALRQLAARCPVAVLSGRDLVDVTKRVGLPGIWYAGSHGFELTAPDGTHHQNEDAAAAIPVLERAAGELRERVGSIPGVVVEHKRFGVAVHYRNAARERVGEVAAAVRAAGRHDALRVTTGREVIELRPDIDWDKGKTLRWVLEHLHRAGSGPLTPMYLGDDITDEDAFDAVRDGGVPILVRHDEDGDRATAALFGLDSPAAVSEFTARLARRLADAQVN from the coding sequence GTGCGCACGTCGGAGCCGGTGATCGTCGACCCGCGCCGCCATGATGCCGCGCTGTTCGACCTCGACGCGGTAACGGACGCCGGGGGCGCTGTGCTGGACTCCGCGGTGAACGTGGTGCGTCAGTTGCGGGACATCGGGGTCGGCGCTGCCGTCGTGGTCCCCGACGACCGCGGCGACGTCCCGCCGGACCTGTTCGCCGCCCGGGCCGACGGCGTGGTCGCCGCGGCCGACCGCCTGCGGGTGCGCCCCGGCCGGTGCGTCGTCGTCGCGAGCGACGTCGCCGTCGTCACGGCCGCACGCGAGAGCGGCTTCGCGCTGGTCGTCGGCGTGGCCAGGCGCGACGACCAACGCGCCGCGCTGGACGCGGCCGGCGCCGACGCCGTTGTCGCCGACGTGGGCGAGATCGCGGTGCGGACCGGAGACCGCCGGATGTCGCAGCTCCGCGACGCGTTGCAGGCCCTGCAACCGCCTGGGAACCCGGCGGTGTTCTTCGACTTCGACGGCACGCTGTCCGACATCGTCGACGACCCGGGCGCGGCGCGGCCCGTCCCCGGCGCCCAAGATGCGCTGCGGCAGCTGGCCGCTCGGTGCCCCGTCGCCGTGTTGTCCGGCCGGGACCTGGTCGATGTGACGAAGCGGGTCGGCCTGCCCGGCATCTGGTATGCCGGCAGCCACGGCTTCGAGCTCACCGCGCCCGACGGGACCCACCATCAGAACGAGGACGCGGCCGCGGCCATCCCCGTGCTGGAGCGCGCGGCCGGTGAGCTGCGCGAAAGGGTGGGGTCCATTCCCGGAGTCGTGGTGGAGCACAAGAGGTTCGGCGTGGCCGTGCATTACCGCAACGCCGCGCGGGAGCGCGTCGGCGAGGTGGCCGCGGCGGTGCGCGCGGCCGGTCGGCACGACGCGCTGAGGGTGACCACCGGCCGTGAGGTCATCGAGCTGCGCCCGGACATCGACTGGGACAAGGGAAAGACGCTGCGCTGGGTGCTCGAGCACCTGCACCGGGCCGGCTCGGGCCCGTTGACGCCGATGTACCTCGGCGACGACATCACCGACGAAGACGCGTTCGACGCGGTGCGCGACGGCGGCGTGCCCATCCTGGTGCGGCACGACGAGGACGGTGATCGCGCCACCGCCGCGCTGTTCGGGTTGGACAGCCCGGCCGCGGTGAGTGAGTTCACAGCGCGACTGGCCCGCCGGCTCGCTGACGCTCAGGTGAATTGA